Proteins encoded together in one Anopheles darlingi chromosome 3, idAnoDarlMG_H_01, whole genome shotgun sequence window:
- the LOC125957763 gene encoding 2-Hydroxyacid oxidase 1-like isoform X2, which yields MDSTNDQRASLPLAIGPLAIFKATLQRHSAVYHVIADVAKQYRIPYVHTSRSSVAMETLIDPDRSVVRWLELFPFEDARILRSLVRRAEKCRFRAIVLTLDENAQHINTSLEDSQPARKESFSQPDFQMISYEQKQRLSFSTSVLIHLSKNS from the exons ATGGATTCAACTAACGATCAACGAGCCTCTCTACCACTGGCAATTGGTCCATTGGCGATCTTCAAAGCGACGCTTCAGCGACATTCGGCCGTGTACCATGTTATTGCAGACGTGGCCAAACAGTATCGTATCCCGTATGTGCATACTTCGCGCTCATCTGTTGCCATGGAAACACTGATCGATCCAGATCGGAGCGTTGTACGATGGCTCGAGCTGTTCCCGTTCGAGGATGCACGCATTCTCCGCTCGCTGGTACGACGTGCCGAGAAGTGTCGTTTCCGGGCCATCGTACTGACGCTCGACGAAAATGCACAACACATCAATACGAGCCTGGAGGATAGTCAGCCGGCGCGAAAAGAATCCTTTAGCCAACCCGACTTTCAG ATGATTTCATACGAGCAGAAGCAACGGCTATCATTCTCAACATCGGTCCTTATACACCTTTCGAAGAATTC
- the LOC125955385 gene encoding 2-Hydroxyacid oxidase 1-like, translating into MLLEQLFRTKRSSGLGEAQRCELACVADYERRMVETVDRPIVDYCRGGAASERTIAHNRSAFERLRIRPRCLQRLGGSRSLAITCLDVGYKLPIGIAPVALQRLAHPEGEKAMARAARTFGIPFVLSVLSSVSIEELAEAVPRAPKWFQLYIFKDRELTECLVRRAEKARFRALVVTVDCPAPGLSRTERRNPLTLPPKVTCANFVPAGADGKKSCSASVLDYVRSQLDPGLGWDAIRWLMSITTLPVIVKGILHRNDALIAADIGVHGLIVSNSGGRQIDCAPAAIEILPEIVHAVGHRLEVMLDSGICEGTDVFKALALGARLVFVGRAPMYGLAVNGQRGVEEVLDILKMELESTMLNAGCATVADVTPQHVCHEVQLYYQPERLRGNWRTESGRSDRYRTRERPTREMESIRAEESADNDVDSEEVFVRGETTGERVTFQQRSVDEIRSEARVAAAHSE; encoded by the exons ATGTTACTAGAACAGCTGTTCCGGACGAAGCGTTCGTCCGGACTTGGTGAAGCCCAGCGCTGTGAGCTTGCCTGTGTCGCTGACTATGAGCGGCGCATGGTCGAGACGGTCGATCGGCCCATCGTCGATTACTGTCGCGGTGGAGCGGCCagtgaacgaacgatcgcCCACAACAGGAGTGCCTTCGAACGGTTGCGTATCCGACCACGGTGTTTACAGCGGCTCGGTGGTAGCCGCTCACTAGCCATCACCTGCCTGGATGTTGGCTATAAACTACCGATCGGTATTGCTCCGGTCGCACTGCAGCGATTGGCGCATCCCGAGGGCGAGAAGGCAATGGCTCGGGCGGCCCGGACCTTCGGTATACCATTCGTCCTGAGCGTGCTGTCCAGTGTATCGATCGAAGAGCTAGCGGAGGCCGTTCCACGTGCCCCGAAGTGGTTTCAGCTGTATATTTTCAAAGACCGGGAACTAACCGAGTGCCTGGTACGGCGTGCGGAGAAAGCACGCTTCCGTGCGCTGGTCGTAACGGTCGATTGTCCGGCACCGGGACTAAGCCGAACGGAGCGCCGGAATCCGCTTACCCTGCCGCCTAAGGTGACGTGTGCCAATTTTGTGCCGGCTGGGGCCGATGGCAAAAAATCCTGCTCCGCCAGTGTACTCGATTACGTGCGTAGTCAACTGGATCCGGGACTTGGATGGGACGCCATTCGTTGGTTGATGAGCATCACCACGCTGCCGGTCATCGTGAAGGGTATCTTGCATCGGAACGATGCGCTGATTGCCGCGGATATTGGTGTACATGGACTGATCGTGTCCAACAGTGGAGGTAGACAAATTGATTGTGCTCCAGCAGCG ATTGAAATTTTACCAGAAATCGTTCACGCGGTCGGCCACCGGTTAGAGGTGATGCTGGACAGTGGTATCTGTGAGGGTACCGATGTGTTCAAAGCCCTGGCACTCGGTGCACGGCTTGTCTTCGTCGGACGTGCCCCCATGTACGGTCTGGCAGTGAATGGCCAGCGTGGGGTAGAGGAGGTCCTAGATATCCTGAAAATGGAGCTGGAATCGACAATGCTGAATGCAGGCTGTGCTACGGTGGCCGATGTGACCCCACAGCATGTTTGCCACGAGGTGCAGCTCTATTATCAACCGGAACGTCTGCGAGGCAATTGGCGTACCGAGAGTGGCCGAAGTGATCGCTATCGGACACGAGAACGACCTACGCGTGAGATGGAAAGCATAAGAGCGGAGGAATCCGCCGATAACGATGTGGACAGTGAGGAAGTGTTTGTGCGGGGGGAAACCACCGGGGAAAGAGTTACCTTTCAGCAGCGTTCCGTGGATgagatccgatccgaggcTCGAGTGGCTGCCGCACATTCGGAG TGA